In Lacerta agilis isolate rLacAgi1 chromosome 1, rLacAgi1.pri, whole genome shotgun sequence, the following proteins share a genomic window:
- the ZNF839 gene encoding zinc finger protein 839 isoform X4, with product MAASEANGPADPDSALGQETVSSGALWRLQQPGETLPLGKQTGRPVSRMPAGRRIAGAAASPQGREAPVAQDDGLAASHPDFLAQGFSSATSSSTSAAPPVSSIPHDVAQRLQKVPRVPARLLPTKPLETICVQVQPEQKKEKERSELSLAAIQRSKNAAMSQPLEKNSRIVALSVINPHIVTVPGPQQFLLHKSSEPTLQLLLQRPLHPLGQVSSGKITHELLNGQKNISVTIAASESPNVTRAPSCSANSLTNHEKKYKYRVKKSLKVKTRSGRISRPPKYKAKDYKFIKTKDLADCHQSDSDDYAELSLEDDEGGGKEKEVCSLFGPLNYDLKPKLFKCQSCEKSYIGKGGLARHYKLNPAHRQEESSQSSAINRRLLECTGQTSCESIHQMLSPTISAPLINEIGSSVDLKNNLPIENEQQSSTSTEDGKLIEHQNTDLLYLGPGRPQQPRRCGRPKTAERSRYSGRYSRRSQFSSKCLNNMSAEHHSIFRRKARLKELIQQCANEDFMELALPRFTTLVTVSEFLLMKVAESLGIIGSDLEMQMIQTIDSAPECIKIADARVCTEKRATEGSDEMLPFAKKIRAENLLESVTISSSPGEIKERSPAYEGSGSPPEQNCRANICTGYRLQQKECHKSLELEASNEIADTDQFLQGKAEILQPSSVSELDCSGYLFSQSERLPLTSLESSQEKMVAAYSGCNAASGLSVFEICNSTASKKANQNRSLSVHEESNHNEKYQSQEEARILSLIDCEHPRVSD from the exons ATGGCGGCCTCTGAAGCGAACGGACCTGCAGACCCGGACTCGGCGCTTGGCCAGGAAACCGTTTCCTCTGGGGCTCTTTGGCGTCTACAGCAGCCGGGCGAGACCTTACCCCTTGGGAAGCAAACGGGGAGGCCCGTCTCCAGGATGCCCGCGGGCCGCCGTATCGCCGGGGCTGCGGCATCGCCTCAAGGGCGGGAAGCTCCAGTAGCCCAGGACGACGGCCTCGCGGCTTCTCATCCCGACTTTCTGGCTCAGGGCTTCAGCTCGGCGACTTCCTCCTCGACTTCGGCGGCCCCGCCGGTGTCCAGTATCCCGCACGACGTGGCGCAGCGGCTGCAGAAGGTGCCCCGTGTCCCCGCCAGGCTCCTGCCGACCAAG CCATTGGAAACCATCTGTGTCCAAGTACAGCCAgaacagaaaaaagagaaagaaagatcagAGCTATCTCTTGCAGCAATTCAAAGATCAAAAAATGCAGCCATGAGTCAGCCACTTGAGAAGAATTCCAGGATTGTAGCACTCAGTGTTATTAACCCACATATTGTTACAGTGCCTGGACCACAGCAATTTTTGTTACATAAATCTTCTGAACCTACCCTTCAGCTGCTTCTGCAGAGACCTTTACATCCTCTTGGACAAGTTTCCTCAGGCAAGATAACACATGAACTACTCAATGGACAGAAAAACATATCTGTTACAATAGCTGCTTCAGAGTCTCCAAATGTTACTCGTGCCCCATCTTGTTCAGCAAATTCACTCACAAACCACGAGAAGAAGTACAAATATAGAGTTAAAAAATCTCTAAAAGTGAAAACTCGTTCTGGGCGAATTTCAAGGCCTCCCAAATATAAAGCTAAGGATTACAAATTCATTAAAACTAAAGACTTGGCTGACTGTCACCAGTCTGATTCTGATGACTATGCTGAGCTAAGTCTAGAAGATGATGAAGGAGGAGGCAAGGAGAAAGAAGTGTGCTCATTATTTGGTCCTTTGAACTAtgacctaaagccaaaattgtttAAATGTCAAAGCTGTGAAAAATCCTATATAGGAAAAGGAGGGTTAGCACGGCATTATAAACTTAATCCAGCTCATAGGCAGGAAGAATCTTCACAATCTTCTGCTATAAATAGACGGTTGCTGGAGTGTACTGGGCAGACAAGTTGTGAAAGTATACATCAGATGCTTTCACCAACAATTAGTGCCCCTTTAATAAATGAAATTGGATCATCTGTAGACTTGAAAAATAATCTTCCTATAGAGAATGAGCAACAG TCTTCTACATCTACAGAAGATGGAAAGTTAATAGAACATCAAAACACCGATTTATTGTATTTGGGTCCTGGAAGACCCCAACAACCAAGAAGGTGTGGCCGACCAAAGACAGCTGAAAGATCAAGGTATTCTGGAAGATATAGCAGGCGCAGTCAGTTCTCTTCAAAGTGTCTTAATAATATGTCAGCAGAGCACCACAGTATATTTAGAAGGAAAGCTAGGCTAAAAGAG CTGATCCAGCAATGTGCCAACGAAGATTTTATGGAGCTGGCTCTTCCACGCTTTACAACACTTGTTACTGTATCTGAATTCCTATTGATGAAG GTGGCTGAATCTCTAGGAATTATAGGCAGTGATCTTGAAATGCAAATGATTCAAACAATAGACTCTGCACCCGAGTGTATTAAAATTGCTGATGCACGTGTATGTACAGAGAAACGAGCAACTGAG GGTTCTGATGAAATGTTGCCATTTGCAAAAAAGATCAGAGCTGAAAATTTGTTAGAAAGTGTGACTATCAGTTCAAGTCCTGGTGaaataaaggaaagaagtcctgcATATGAAGGTAGTG GTTCCCCCCCAGAACAGAACTGCAGAGCAAACATTTGCACTGGATATAGATTACAGCAAAAGGAGTGCCACAAATCACTTGAACTAGAAGCTTCAAATGAGATTGCAGATACAGATCAGTTCCTGCAAGGGAAGGCTGAGATCTTACAACCTTCAAGTGTATCAGAGTTGGATTGTTCAGGCTACCTATTCTCACAGAGTGAAAGGTTGCCACTCACCAGTTTAGAAAGTTCACAAGAAAAGATGGTGGCAGCATACTCTGGTTGTAATGCAGCAAGCGGACTAAGTGTGTTTGAGATTTGTAACTCCACAGCATCAAAAAAAGCTAATCAAAATCGTTCCTTGTCAGTGCATGAAGAAAGCAATCATAATGAAAAATATCAATCTCAGGAAGAAGCGAGGATTTTGTCATTAATAGATTGTGAACATCCTAGGGTATCTGATTAA
- the ZNF839 gene encoding zinc finger protein 839 isoform X3: MAASEANGPADPDSALGQETVSSGALWRLQQPGETLPLGKQTGRPVSRMPAGRRIAGAAASPQGREAPVAQDDGLAASHPDFLAQGFSSATSSSTSAAPPVSSIPHDVAQRLQKVPRVPARLLPTKPLETICVQVQPEQKKEKERSELSLAAIQRSKNAAMSQPLEKNSRIVALSVINPHIVTVPGPQQFLLHKSSEPTLQLLLQRPLHPLGQVSSGKITHELLNGQKNISVTIAASESPNVTRAPSCSANSLTNHEKKYKYRVKKSLKVKTRSGRISRPPKYKAKDYKFIKTKDLADCHQSDSDDYAELSLEDDEGGGKEKEVCSLFGPLNYDLKPKLFKCQSCEKSYIGKGGLARHYKLNPAHRQEESSQSSAINRRLLECTGQTSCESIHQMLSPTISAPLINEIGSSVDLKNNLPIENEQQSSTSTEDGKLIEHQNTDLLYLGPGRPQQPRRCGRPKTAERSRYSGRYSRRSQFSSKCLNNMSAEHHSIFRRKARLKELIQQCANEDFMELALPRFTTLVTVSEFLLMKVGKKYPTKALFPEVYREFEELHTIVKKMCQDYLSTPELNNPLAIKNPKGSDEMLPFAKKIRAENLLESVTISSSPGEIKERSPAYEGSGSPPEQNCRANICTGYRLQQKECHKSLELEASNEIADTDQFLQGKAEILQPSSVSELDCSGYLFSQSERLPLTSLESSQEKMVAAYSGCNAASGLSVFEICNSTASKKANQNRSLSVHEESNHNEKYQSQEEARILSLIDCEHPRVSD; encoded by the exons ATGGCGGCCTCTGAAGCGAACGGACCTGCAGACCCGGACTCGGCGCTTGGCCAGGAAACCGTTTCCTCTGGGGCTCTTTGGCGTCTACAGCAGCCGGGCGAGACCTTACCCCTTGGGAAGCAAACGGGGAGGCCCGTCTCCAGGATGCCCGCGGGCCGCCGTATCGCCGGGGCTGCGGCATCGCCTCAAGGGCGGGAAGCTCCAGTAGCCCAGGACGACGGCCTCGCGGCTTCTCATCCCGACTTTCTGGCTCAGGGCTTCAGCTCGGCGACTTCCTCCTCGACTTCGGCGGCCCCGCCGGTGTCCAGTATCCCGCACGACGTGGCGCAGCGGCTGCAGAAGGTGCCCCGTGTCCCCGCCAGGCTCCTGCCGACCAAG CCATTGGAAACCATCTGTGTCCAAGTACAGCCAgaacagaaaaaagagaaagaaagatcagAGCTATCTCTTGCAGCAATTCAAAGATCAAAAAATGCAGCCATGAGTCAGCCACTTGAGAAGAATTCCAGGATTGTAGCACTCAGTGTTATTAACCCACATATTGTTACAGTGCCTGGACCACAGCAATTTTTGTTACATAAATCTTCTGAACCTACCCTTCAGCTGCTTCTGCAGAGACCTTTACATCCTCTTGGACAAGTTTCCTCAGGCAAGATAACACATGAACTACTCAATGGACAGAAAAACATATCTGTTACAATAGCTGCTTCAGAGTCTCCAAATGTTACTCGTGCCCCATCTTGTTCAGCAAATTCACTCACAAACCACGAGAAGAAGTACAAATATAGAGTTAAAAAATCTCTAAAAGTGAAAACTCGTTCTGGGCGAATTTCAAGGCCTCCCAAATATAAAGCTAAGGATTACAAATTCATTAAAACTAAAGACTTGGCTGACTGTCACCAGTCTGATTCTGATGACTATGCTGAGCTAAGTCTAGAAGATGATGAAGGAGGAGGCAAGGAGAAAGAAGTGTGCTCATTATTTGGTCCTTTGAACTAtgacctaaagccaaaattgtttAAATGTCAAAGCTGTGAAAAATCCTATATAGGAAAAGGAGGGTTAGCACGGCATTATAAACTTAATCCAGCTCATAGGCAGGAAGAATCTTCACAATCTTCTGCTATAAATAGACGGTTGCTGGAGTGTACTGGGCAGACAAGTTGTGAAAGTATACATCAGATGCTTTCACCAACAATTAGTGCCCCTTTAATAAATGAAATTGGATCATCTGTAGACTTGAAAAATAATCTTCCTATAGAGAATGAGCAACAG TCTTCTACATCTACAGAAGATGGAAAGTTAATAGAACATCAAAACACCGATTTATTGTATTTGGGTCCTGGAAGACCCCAACAACCAAGAAGGTGTGGCCGACCAAAGACAGCTGAAAGATCAAGGTATTCTGGAAGATATAGCAGGCGCAGTCAGTTCTCTTCAAAGTGTCTTAATAATATGTCAGCAGAGCACCACAGTATATTTAGAAGGAAAGCTAGGCTAAAAGAG CTGATCCAGCAATGTGCCAACGAAGATTTTATGGAGCTGGCTCTTCCACGCTTTACAACACTTGTTACTGTATCTGAATTCCTATTGATGAAG GTAGGAAAAAAATACCCAACAAAAGCACTCTTTCCAGAAGTATACCGGGAATTTGAAGAGTTGCACACTATAGTAAAGAAAATGTGCCAAGACTATTTGAGTACTCCTGAATTAAACAACCCTCTGGCAATAAAAAACCCAAAG GGTTCTGATGAAATGTTGCCATTTGCAAAAAAGATCAGAGCTGAAAATTTGTTAGAAAGTGTGACTATCAGTTCAAGTCCTGGTGaaataaaggaaagaagtcctgcATATGAAGGTAGTG GTTCCCCCCCAGAACAGAACTGCAGAGCAAACATTTGCACTGGATATAGATTACAGCAAAAGGAGTGCCACAAATCACTTGAACTAGAAGCTTCAAATGAGATTGCAGATACAGATCAGTTCCTGCAAGGGAAGGCTGAGATCTTACAACCTTCAAGTGTATCAGAGTTGGATTGTTCAGGCTACCTATTCTCACAGAGTGAAAGGTTGCCACTCACCAGTTTAGAAAGTTCACAAGAAAAGATGGTGGCAGCATACTCTGGTTGTAATGCAGCAAGCGGACTAAGTGTGTTTGAGATTTGTAACTCCACAGCATCAAAAAAAGCTAATCAAAATCGTTCCTTGTCAGTGCATGAAGAAAGCAATCATAATGAAAAATATCAATCTCAGGAAGAAGCGAGGATTTTGTCATTAATAGATTGTGAACATCCTAGGGTATCTGATTAA
- the ZNF839 gene encoding zinc finger protein 839 isoform X2: MAASEANGPADPDSALGQETVSSGALWRLQQPGETLPLGKQTGRPVSRMPAGRRIAGAAASPQGREAPVAQDDGLAASHPDFLAQGFSSATSSSTSAAPPVSSIPHDVAQRLQKVPRVPARLLPTKPLETICVQVQPEQKKEKERSELSLAAIQRSKNAAMSQPLEKNSRIVALSVINPHIVTVPGPQQFLLHKSSEPTLQLLLQRPLHPLGQVSSGKITHELLNGQKNISVTIAASESPNVTRAPSCSANSLTNHEKKYKYRVKKSLKVKTRSGRISRPPKYKAKDYKFIKTKDLADCHQSDSDDYAELSLEDDEGGGKEKEVCSLFGPLNYDLKPKLFKCQSCEKSYIGKGGLARHYKLNPAHRQEESSQSSAINRRLLECTGQTSCESIHQMLSPTISAPLINEIGSSVDLKNNLPIENEQQSSTSTEDGKLIEHQNTDLLYLGPGRPQQPRRCGRPKTAERSRYSGRYSRRSQFSSKCLNNMSAEHHSIFRRKARLKELIQQCANEDFMELALPRFTTLVTVSEFLLMKVGKKYPTKALFPEVYREFEELHTIVKKMCQDYLSTPELNNPLAIKNPKVAESLGIIGSDLEMQMIQTIDSAPECIKIADARVCTEKRATEGSDEMLPFAKKIRAENLLESVTISSSPGEIKERSPAYEGSPPEQNCRANICTGYRLQQKECHKSLELEASNEIADTDQFLQGKAEILQPSSVSELDCSGYLFSQSERLPLTSLESSQEKMVAAYSGCNAASGLSVFEICNSTASKKANQNRSLSVHEESNHNEKYQSQEEARILSLIDCEHPRVSD; this comes from the exons ATGGCGGCCTCTGAAGCGAACGGACCTGCAGACCCGGACTCGGCGCTTGGCCAGGAAACCGTTTCCTCTGGGGCTCTTTGGCGTCTACAGCAGCCGGGCGAGACCTTACCCCTTGGGAAGCAAACGGGGAGGCCCGTCTCCAGGATGCCCGCGGGCCGCCGTATCGCCGGGGCTGCGGCATCGCCTCAAGGGCGGGAAGCTCCAGTAGCCCAGGACGACGGCCTCGCGGCTTCTCATCCCGACTTTCTGGCTCAGGGCTTCAGCTCGGCGACTTCCTCCTCGACTTCGGCGGCCCCGCCGGTGTCCAGTATCCCGCACGACGTGGCGCAGCGGCTGCAGAAGGTGCCCCGTGTCCCCGCCAGGCTCCTGCCGACCAAG CCATTGGAAACCATCTGTGTCCAAGTACAGCCAgaacagaaaaaagagaaagaaagatcagAGCTATCTCTTGCAGCAATTCAAAGATCAAAAAATGCAGCCATGAGTCAGCCACTTGAGAAGAATTCCAGGATTGTAGCACTCAGTGTTATTAACCCACATATTGTTACAGTGCCTGGACCACAGCAATTTTTGTTACATAAATCTTCTGAACCTACCCTTCAGCTGCTTCTGCAGAGACCTTTACATCCTCTTGGACAAGTTTCCTCAGGCAAGATAACACATGAACTACTCAATGGACAGAAAAACATATCTGTTACAATAGCTGCTTCAGAGTCTCCAAATGTTACTCGTGCCCCATCTTGTTCAGCAAATTCACTCACAAACCACGAGAAGAAGTACAAATATAGAGTTAAAAAATCTCTAAAAGTGAAAACTCGTTCTGGGCGAATTTCAAGGCCTCCCAAATATAAAGCTAAGGATTACAAATTCATTAAAACTAAAGACTTGGCTGACTGTCACCAGTCTGATTCTGATGACTATGCTGAGCTAAGTCTAGAAGATGATGAAGGAGGAGGCAAGGAGAAAGAAGTGTGCTCATTATTTGGTCCTTTGAACTAtgacctaaagccaaaattgtttAAATGTCAAAGCTGTGAAAAATCCTATATAGGAAAAGGAGGGTTAGCACGGCATTATAAACTTAATCCAGCTCATAGGCAGGAAGAATCTTCACAATCTTCTGCTATAAATAGACGGTTGCTGGAGTGTACTGGGCAGACAAGTTGTGAAAGTATACATCAGATGCTTTCACCAACAATTAGTGCCCCTTTAATAAATGAAATTGGATCATCTGTAGACTTGAAAAATAATCTTCCTATAGAGAATGAGCAACAG TCTTCTACATCTACAGAAGATGGAAAGTTAATAGAACATCAAAACACCGATTTATTGTATTTGGGTCCTGGAAGACCCCAACAACCAAGAAGGTGTGGCCGACCAAAGACAGCTGAAAGATCAAGGTATTCTGGAAGATATAGCAGGCGCAGTCAGTTCTCTTCAAAGTGTCTTAATAATATGTCAGCAGAGCACCACAGTATATTTAGAAGGAAAGCTAGGCTAAAAGAG CTGATCCAGCAATGTGCCAACGAAGATTTTATGGAGCTGGCTCTTCCACGCTTTACAACACTTGTTACTGTATCTGAATTCCTATTGATGAAG GTAGGAAAAAAATACCCAACAAAAGCACTCTTTCCAGAAGTATACCGGGAATTTGAAGAGTTGCACACTATAGTAAAGAAAATGTGCCAAGACTATTTGAGTACTCCTGAATTAAACAACCCTCTGGCAATAAAAAACCCAAAG GTGGCTGAATCTCTAGGAATTATAGGCAGTGATCTTGAAATGCAAATGATTCAAACAATAGACTCTGCACCCGAGTGTATTAAAATTGCTGATGCACGTGTATGTACAGAGAAACGAGCAACTGAG GGTTCTGATGAAATGTTGCCATTTGCAAAAAAGATCAGAGCTGAAAATTTGTTAGAAAGTGTGACTATCAGTTCAAGTCCTGGTGaaataaaggaaagaagtcctgcATATGAAG GTTCCCCCCCAGAACAGAACTGCAGAGCAAACATTTGCACTGGATATAGATTACAGCAAAAGGAGTGCCACAAATCACTTGAACTAGAAGCTTCAAATGAGATTGCAGATACAGATCAGTTCCTGCAAGGGAAGGCTGAGATCTTACAACCTTCAAGTGTATCAGAGTTGGATTGTTCAGGCTACCTATTCTCACAGAGTGAAAGGTTGCCACTCACCAGTTTAGAAAGTTCACAAGAAAAGATGGTGGCAGCATACTCTGGTTGTAATGCAGCAAGCGGACTAAGTGTGTTTGAGATTTGTAACTCCACAGCATCAAAAAAAGCTAATCAAAATCGTTCCTTGTCAGTGCATGAAGAAAGCAATCATAATGAAAAATATCAATCTCAGGAAGAAGCGAGGATTTTGTCATTAATAGATTGTGAACATCCTAGGGTATCTGATTAA
- the ZNF839 gene encoding zinc finger protein 839 isoform X1 — MAASEANGPADPDSALGQETVSSGALWRLQQPGETLPLGKQTGRPVSRMPAGRRIAGAAASPQGREAPVAQDDGLAASHPDFLAQGFSSATSSSTSAAPPVSSIPHDVAQRLQKVPRVPARLLPTKPLETICVQVQPEQKKEKERSELSLAAIQRSKNAAMSQPLEKNSRIVALSVINPHIVTVPGPQQFLLHKSSEPTLQLLLQRPLHPLGQVSSGKITHELLNGQKNISVTIAASESPNVTRAPSCSANSLTNHEKKYKYRVKKSLKVKTRSGRISRPPKYKAKDYKFIKTKDLADCHQSDSDDYAELSLEDDEGGGKEKEVCSLFGPLNYDLKPKLFKCQSCEKSYIGKGGLARHYKLNPAHRQEESSQSSAINRRLLECTGQTSCESIHQMLSPTISAPLINEIGSSVDLKNNLPIENEQQSSTSTEDGKLIEHQNTDLLYLGPGRPQQPRRCGRPKTAERSRYSGRYSRRSQFSSKCLNNMSAEHHSIFRRKARLKELIQQCANEDFMELALPRFTTLVTVSEFLLMKVGKKYPTKALFPEVYREFEELHTIVKKMCQDYLSTPELNNPLAIKNPKVAESLGIIGSDLEMQMIQTIDSAPECIKIADARVCTEKRATEGSDEMLPFAKKIRAENLLESVTISSSPGEIKERSPAYEGSGSPPEQNCRANICTGYRLQQKECHKSLELEASNEIADTDQFLQGKAEILQPSSVSELDCSGYLFSQSERLPLTSLESSQEKMVAAYSGCNAASGLSVFEICNSTASKKANQNRSLSVHEESNHNEKYQSQEEARILSLIDCEHPRVSD; from the exons ATGGCGGCCTCTGAAGCGAACGGACCTGCAGACCCGGACTCGGCGCTTGGCCAGGAAACCGTTTCCTCTGGGGCTCTTTGGCGTCTACAGCAGCCGGGCGAGACCTTACCCCTTGGGAAGCAAACGGGGAGGCCCGTCTCCAGGATGCCCGCGGGCCGCCGTATCGCCGGGGCTGCGGCATCGCCTCAAGGGCGGGAAGCTCCAGTAGCCCAGGACGACGGCCTCGCGGCTTCTCATCCCGACTTTCTGGCTCAGGGCTTCAGCTCGGCGACTTCCTCCTCGACTTCGGCGGCCCCGCCGGTGTCCAGTATCCCGCACGACGTGGCGCAGCGGCTGCAGAAGGTGCCCCGTGTCCCCGCCAGGCTCCTGCCGACCAAG CCATTGGAAACCATCTGTGTCCAAGTACAGCCAgaacagaaaaaagagaaagaaagatcagAGCTATCTCTTGCAGCAATTCAAAGATCAAAAAATGCAGCCATGAGTCAGCCACTTGAGAAGAATTCCAGGATTGTAGCACTCAGTGTTATTAACCCACATATTGTTACAGTGCCTGGACCACAGCAATTTTTGTTACATAAATCTTCTGAACCTACCCTTCAGCTGCTTCTGCAGAGACCTTTACATCCTCTTGGACAAGTTTCCTCAGGCAAGATAACACATGAACTACTCAATGGACAGAAAAACATATCTGTTACAATAGCTGCTTCAGAGTCTCCAAATGTTACTCGTGCCCCATCTTGTTCAGCAAATTCACTCACAAACCACGAGAAGAAGTACAAATATAGAGTTAAAAAATCTCTAAAAGTGAAAACTCGTTCTGGGCGAATTTCAAGGCCTCCCAAATATAAAGCTAAGGATTACAAATTCATTAAAACTAAAGACTTGGCTGACTGTCACCAGTCTGATTCTGATGACTATGCTGAGCTAAGTCTAGAAGATGATGAAGGAGGAGGCAAGGAGAAAGAAGTGTGCTCATTATTTGGTCCTTTGAACTAtgacctaaagccaaaattgtttAAATGTCAAAGCTGTGAAAAATCCTATATAGGAAAAGGAGGGTTAGCACGGCATTATAAACTTAATCCAGCTCATAGGCAGGAAGAATCTTCACAATCTTCTGCTATAAATAGACGGTTGCTGGAGTGTACTGGGCAGACAAGTTGTGAAAGTATACATCAGATGCTTTCACCAACAATTAGTGCCCCTTTAATAAATGAAATTGGATCATCTGTAGACTTGAAAAATAATCTTCCTATAGAGAATGAGCAACAG TCTTCTACATCTACAGAAGATGGAAAGTTAATAGAACATCAAAACACCGATTTATTGTATTTGGGTCCTGGAAGACCCCAACAACCAAGAAGGTGTGGCCGACCAAAGACAGCTGAAAGATCAAGGTATTCTGGAAGATATAGCAGGCGCAGTCAGTTCTCTTCAAAGTGTCTTAATAATATGTCAGCAGAGCACCACAGTATATTTAGAAGGAAAGCTAGGCTAAAAGAG CTGATCCAGCAATGTGCCAACGAAGATTTTATGGAGCTGGCTCTTCCACGCTTTACAACACTTGTTACTGTATCTGAATTCCTATTGATGAAG GTAGGAAAAAAATACCCAACAAAAGCACTCTTTCCAGAAGTATACCGGGAATTTGAAGAGTTGCACACTATAGTAAAGAAAATGTGCCAAGACTATTTGAGTACTCCTGAATTAAACAACCCTCTGGCAATAAAAAACCCAAAG GTGGCTGAATCTCTAGGAATTATAGGCAGTGATCTTGAAATGCAAATGATTCAAACAATAGACTCTGCACCCGAGTGTATTAAAATTGCTGATGCACGTGTATGTACAGAGAAACGAGCAACTGAG GGTTCTGATGAAATGTTGCCATTTGCAAAAAAGATCAGAGCTGAAAATTTGTTAGAAAGTGTGACTATCAGTTCAAGTCCTGGTGaaataaaggaaagaagtcctgcATATGAAGGTAGTG GTTCCCCCCCAGAACAGAACTGCAGAGCAAACATTTGCACTGGATATAGATTACAGCAAAAGGAGTGCCACAAATCACTTGAACTAGAAGCTTCAAATGAGATTGCAGATACAGATCAGTTCCTGCAAGGGAAGGCTGAGATCTTACAACCTTCAAGTGTATCAGAGTTGGATTGTTCAGGCTACCTATTCTCACAGAGTGAAAGGTTGCCACTCACCAGTTTAGAAAGTTCACAAGAAAAGATGGTGGCAGCATACTCTGGTTGTAATGCAGCAAGCGGACTAAGTGTGTTTGAGATTTGTAACTCCACAGCATCAAAAAAAGCTAATCAAAATCGTTCCTTGTCAGTGCATGAAGAAAGCAATCATAATGAAAAATATCAATCTCAGGAAGAAGCGAGGATTTTGTCATTAATAGATTGTGAACATCCTAGGGTATCTGATTAA